Proteins from a genomic interval of Plectropomus leopardus isolate mb unplaced genomic scaffold, YSFRI_Pleo_2.0 unplaced_scaffold26991, whole genome shotgun sequence:
- the LOC121937649 gene encoding serine/threonine-protein kinase TBK1-like yields KTGDLYAVKVFNNLSFLRPLDVQMREFEVLKKLNHKNIVKLFAVEEESNTRHKVLVMEYCPCGSLYTVLEESSNAYGLPEDEFLIVLHDVVAGMNHLREYGIVHRDIKPGNIMRVIGEDGRSVYKLTDFGAARELEDDEQFVSLYGTEEYL; encoded by the exons AAAACTGGTGACCTGTACGCCGTCAAAGTCTTCAACAACTTGAGCTTTTTGAGGCCGCTGGACGTCCAGATGAGAGAGTTTGAAGTTCTGAAAAAACTCAACCACAAGAACATCGTCAAACTCTTCGCTGTGGAGGAAGAG TCCAACACCCGACACAAGGTCCTGGTGATGGAGTACTGTCCCTGTGGAAGTCTCTACACAGTCTTAGAGGAGTCGTCCAACGCGTACGGACTTCCTGAAGACGAGTTCCTCATAGTGCTGCACGATGTGG TGGCAGGTATGAACCACCTGAGAGAGTACGGCATCGTCCACCGGGACATCAAACCGGGAAACATCATGCGAGTGATCGGAGAGGACGGACGCTCCGTCTACAAACTGACAGACTTCGGAGCCGCCAGAGAGCTGGAGGACGACGagcagtttgtgtctctgtacGGCACCGAGGAATACCTG